Proteins from a genomic interval of Eriocheir sinensis breed Jianghai 21 unplaced genomic scaffold, ASM2467909v1 Scaffold1640, whole genome shotgun sequence:
- the LOC126990434 gene encoding glutamyl-tRNA(Gln) amidotransferase subunit A, mitochondrial-like: MSMGVLGGSVREVGAKLKQGAVTAIEVCEAALQRQAAVEPLRPFITPTQDRARQAAAQAHQRYKEGRPLGALDGIPVAVKDNFCTKGIPTTCGSKMLQGYTPPYSATVVERLEAAGAVLVGKTNLDEFGMGSGTIDSAFGTSKNVYRSGIEYELEGAEKRYPVSALEEGDWVVAGGSSGGSALSVATGASFLALGSDTGGSVRNPSSYCGVVGLKPSYGVVPRWGLVSLVNSMDVPGLLGRRVDDVAALLGVLAGRDKRDATSVDSDLTSLRLPEEPQLAGVVVGVPKEYHQPGTSVEVVEAWTKLADMMENAGAEVREVSMPHTEHSIICYSILNPCEVASNFTRYTGVGYGLRGSASHSMEALYAVTRQAGLNQVVRGRVLAGNYFLLRENRRKYYEQALRVRRLIWRDFQEVWQSGVSLLLTPTTLTPALRYSDFSSLDNRSQTAAQDICTQAANMAGVGAVSVPVGLSSEGLPLALQLMAPWGHDAALLAAAKWMEQHACCPRLRLL, translated from the exons ATGAG TATGGGTGTGCTGGGGGGCAGTGTCAGGGAGGTGGGTGCCAAGCTGAAGCAGGGGGCAGTGACTGCCATAGAGGTATGTGAGGCGGCACTGCAGCGGCAGGCAGCAGTGGAGCCGCTGCGGCCCTTCATCACCCCCACCCAGGACAGAGCCAGGCAGGCCGCGGCACAGGCACATCAGAG GTATAAGGAGGGCAGGCCGCTTGGGGCGCTGGACGGCATACCAGTAGCTGTAAAAGACAATTTCTGCACCAAAGGCATTCCCACCACCTGCGGCTCCAAGATGCTTCAGGGTTACACTCCACCTTACTCCGCTACCGTGGTGGAGAGGCTGGAGGCTGCCGGGGCTGTGCTGGTGGGGAAGACGAACCTGGATGAGTTTGGTATGGGGTCTGGGACGATTGACTCGGCATTTGGCACTTCCAAGAATGTCTACCGCTCGGGGATTGAGTACGAGCTGGAAGGTGCAGAGaagag GTACCCCGTCTCAGCGCTGGAGGAAGGTGACTGGGTGGTGGCAGGCGGCAGCTCTGGGGGGAGTGCGCTCTCAGTGGCAACGGGAGCATCATTTCT GGCCTTGGGGTCAGACACAGGTGGCTCGGTGCGTAACCCATCCTCGTACTGCGGTGTGGTGGGCCTCAAGCCGTCGTACGGGGTGGTGCCGCGCTGGGGGCTGGTCAGTCTGGTCAACTCCATGGATGTGCCGGGCCTGTTGGGGCGCCGCGTGGATGATGTGGCGGCGCTGCTGGGGGTGCTGGCCGGCCGGGACAAGAGG GATGCCACCAGTGTAGATAGTGACCTCACATCCCTAAGGTTGCCTGAGGAGCCCCAGCTGGCGGGGGTCGTGGTGGGCGTGCCGAAGGAGTACCACCAACCTGGCACgagtgtggaggtggtggaggcatgGACTAAGCTGGCAGACATGATGGAGAATGCTGGTGCTGAG GTCCGAGAGGTGTCCATGCCCCACACCGAGCACTCCATCATCTGCTACTCCATCCTCAACCCGTGCGAGGTGGCGTCAAACTTCACCCGCTACACCGGCGTGGGTTATGGCCTGCGGGGGTCGGCCAGCCACTCCATGGAGGCCCTGTATGCCGTCACGCGCCAGGCCGGGCTCAACCAGGTGGTGCGGGGCCGTGTGCTGGCCGGCAACTACTTCTTACTgagggagaacaggaggaagTACTATGAGCAGGCGTTGAGG GTGCGGCGGCTCATCTGGCGGGACTTCCAGGAGGTGTGGCAGAGCGGTGTGTCGCTGCtgctcacccccaccaccctcaccccagCCCTCAG gTACTCCGACTTCAGTTCCCTTGATAACCGCTCACAGACCGCCGCCCAAGACATCTGTACGCAGGCGGCCAACATGGCAGGCGTGGGGGCCGTCAGTGTGCCGGTGGGCCTGAGCAGCGAGGGGCTGCCACTCGCCCTGCAGCTCATGGCTCCCTGGGGCCACGACGCAgccctcctcgccgccgccaAGTGGATGGAGCAGCACGCGTGTTGTCCACGTCTGCGCTTATTGTAG
- the LOC126990430 gene encoding zinc finger protein 184-like: GDSVGAGGLLALGPSSLTAPHLSLGRGEATVVTLQEGAPGEPLLLCPVEEDGAGSAAPLPPDAAITYATLDAGGNFVLQAGEAGLTAGVKGAPREGQLVVVGEAGGGEPITYIYIQGEGEGEEEGDKEGPEGHTITLNAADGSALHTLPAPYTSHTYGDLVLVGPPPTPEHSALEPGPGDRSEEEVGQAEKQVLLLSVGPLKVEDNTTPAADPSTDPGQDKGLGGVERPADAPQKVMRVRRVTQQPQESREGGEEGEIDKEEEEEDEEDGSCSTFEERLATRDSLMPPRRERRTAPSGSLSCPACEARFRSSRQYHSHLQTHRGPDAWHCPVCRHPCQSAAALRTHRLGAHGAARPFSCPSCPLTFRKSLVLEDHIRSVHNKERPLACSLCPKAFYRPYDLKMHLNLHLGIKTKVCDVCGRQFSHSSNLIRHQCLHTGAKPYVCSICGKRFKQVTLLHKHRVTHQEGSCPLCPASVSTAAALRRHYRLDHKRSLTLREAGRVLRGQRGAAPRSFYCRVCGAQFSVKAELVAHEEWQHPRDSQHHCASCRRVVPMAEVKTHACLTPEEHRNSSIMLHLRTKDAASTTNTTTTAAVTTTITTTASTTTQDAPTTSITLPGPQPPQRECKGETEEEEEEDEEEEEEYLVMYITPEGESVSYVMKKGCRAGLDQVLQINAPEHLAGEEPAPPLPRPEDTIMINVPPQDPDHALLLGQGETPHTPSPPTPPSHPALPLQSIKLEPHREDEEPLEILPLPAPPMLSQGTLTEPKTEEATSKSNDGVVIKAEKEDEEEEEDEKGVSKKSALEARLSCNNNTTTRGGKGLLECCDCGKKFTKQWNFQQHLATHDASLHRYRCEQCGLTFAYRSTLNKHRDHHNPTPQIHQCQKCPKTYKCLASLRQHHKRDHERWRPYACELCNKEFFSKSDYKYHMRLHKREHPYMCFTCGQKFSHVSHLHRHERVHTGERPHKCPICPKTFIQHGTLRIHLKKHEKQDNTTTQHQEEDHEHEHQLQPTNTTTTMSTHDTFTDTPNLALKLAMGEDTAGTLNEATLLSKDSGDDLLGIHGERITLSQDAGDVGPTLGQDTLPDTMILSEGGQGATTFPGGHAAVVAGVDGECIAIFVQEDLN; encoded by the exons GGGGACAGTGTGGGTGCTGGGGGGCTGCTGGCCTTGGGCCCCAGCAGCCTCACAGCCCCCCACCTCTCCCTGGGGCGGGGCGAGGCCACAGTGGTGACCCTGCAGGAAGGTGCACCAGGGGAGCCACTACTGCTGTGCCCCGTGGAGGAGGACGGGGCTGGGTCCGCTGCCCCTCTGCCTCCTGATGCTGCCATCACCTACGCCACGCTGGACGCTGGCGGCAACTTTGTGCTGCAGGCCGGGGAGGCAGGGCTGACAGCTGGGGTGAAGGGTGCCCCGCGAGAGGgccagctggtggtggtgggggaggcggggggaggggagccCATCACCTACATCTACATTcagggggagggtgaaggggaggaggagggggacaaggAGGGGCCAGAGGGCCACACCATCACCCTGAATGCAGCGGATGGCTCGGCCCTCCACACCCTGCCTGCCCCTTACACCTCCCACACCTATGGGGACCTGGTACTGGTGGGGCCCCCGCCCACCCCAGAGCACTCTGCACTGGAGCCTGGCCCCGGGGACAGGTCGGAGGAAGAAGTGGGCCAGGCCGAGAAACAGGTGTTGCTGCTGTCAGTGGGGCCCCTCAAGGTGGAGGACAACACCACCCCTGCAGCAGACCCAAGCACTGACCCGGGCCAGGACAAGGGACTGGGCGGGGTGGAGAGGCCGGCCGACGCCCCACAGAAGGTGATGCGTGTCCGGCGGGTCACCCAGCAGCCGCaggagagcagggagggaggggaggaaggagagatagacaaggaggaagaggaagaagatgaggaagatggcaGCTGCAGTACCTTCGAGGAGCGACTGGCCACCCGCGACTCTTTGATGCCGCCCCGGCGAGAGCGTCGCACTGCCCCATCTGGCAGCCTATCATGCCCCGCCTGTGAGGCGCGCTTCAGGTCCAGCCGCCAGTACCACAGCCACCTGCAGACCCACCGCGGCCCTGATGCCTGGCACTGCCCCGTGTGCCGCCATCCCTGCCAGTCTGCCGCGGCACTGCGCACCCACCGTTTAGGAGCCCACGGGGCGGCCCGGCCCTTCTCTTGCCCCAGCTGCCCCCTGACCTTCCGCAAGAGCCTCGTGCTGGAGGATCACATCCGCTCCGTCCACAACAAGGAGCGGCCCCTCGCCTGTTCTCTCTGCCCCAAGGCCTTCTACCGCCCTTATGACCTCAAGATGCACCTCAACCTCCACCTGGGCATCAAGACCAAGGTGTGTGATGTCTGCGGCAGGCAGTTCAGCCACTCCTCCAACCTCATCCGCCACCAGTGCCTCCACACCGGTGCCAAGCCCTACGTCTGCAGCATCTGTGGCAAGCGCTTCAAACAG GTGACACTGCTGCACAAGCACCGCGTCACACACCAGGAAGGGTCCTGCCCACTGTGCCCTGCCTCTGTGTCCACTGCCGCTGCCCTCCGCCGCCACTACCGCCTCGACCACAAGAGGAGCCTGACCCTTAGGGAGGCAGGGCGTGTCCTGCGGGGCCAGCGCGGGGCGGCCCCTCGCAGCTTCTACTGTCGAGTGTGTGGGGCACAGTTCAGCGTGAAGGCAGAACTGGTAGCCCATGAGGAATGGCAGCACCCCAGGGACAGCCAGCATCACTGTGCCTCCTGCCGCCGCGTGGTGCCCATGGCCGAGGTCAAGACCCACGCCTGCCTCACCCCGGAGGAGCACCGGAACTCTAGCATCATGCTGCACCTCCGCACCAAAGATGCTGcctccaccacaaacaccaccaccactgctgctgtcaccaccaccattacaaccacagcctccaccaccacacaggATGCTCCCACCACCTCCATAACCCTGCCAGGGCCCCAGCCACCTCAGAGGGAGTGCaagggagaaacagaagaggaggaggaggaggatgaggaagaagaggaggagtacctGGTTATGTACATAACGCCTGAGGGGGAGAGTGTGTCCTACGTCATGAAGAAGGGCTGCCGGGCGGGCCTGGACCAAGTGTTACAGATCAATGCCCCCGAACACCTAGCGGGGGAGGAGCCTGCCCCACCTCTGCCCCGCCCTGAGGACACCATCATGATCAACGTGCCACCCCAGGACCCCGACCACGCCCTTCTGCTGGGCCAAGGGGAGacaccacacactccctccccacccacccctcccagcCACCCTGCCCTGCCCCTACAAAGCATCAAACTGGAGCCTCATAGGGAAGATGAAGAACCCCTTGAGATCCTCCCTCTCCCAGCCCCACCCATGCTGTCCCAAGGCACCCTCACTGAGCCAAAGACAGAGGAAGCGACGAGCAAATCCAATGATGGGGTGGTGAtaaaagcagagaaggaagatgaagaagaggaagaggatgagaaaggggtCAGCAAAAAGTCAGCATTGGAGGCCAGGCTGAGTTgtaacaataacaccaccaccaggggaggGAAAGGCCTGCTGGAGTGTTGTGACTGTGGGAAGAAGTTTACAAAGCAGTGGAACTTCCAGCAGCACCTTGCCACCCACGACGCCTCGCTGCACAGGTACAGGTGTGAGCAGTGTGGCCTCACCTTTGCCTACCGCTCCACCCTCAACAAACACCGCGACCACCACAACCCAACACCCCAGATTCACCAGTGCCAGAAGTGCCCCAAG ACATACAAATGCCTGGCATCGTTGCGGCAGCACCACAAACGTGACCACGAGCGGTGGCGGCCGTATGCATGTGAGCTGTGTAACAAGGAGTTCTTCAGCAAAAGTGACTACAAATACCACATGAG GCTTCACAAGAGGGAACACCCCTACATGTGTTTCACCTGCGGCCAGAAGTTTTCACACGTCTCGCACCTGCATCGCCACGAGAGGGTCCACACCGGCGAGCGTCCCCACAAGTGTCCT ATATGCCCGAAGACCTTCATACAGCACGGAACTCTGCGCATACACCTCAAAAAGCACGAGAAGCAGGACAACACCACCACGCAACACCAGGAAGAGGACCATGAACACGAACACCAACTTCAACccaccaatactaccactacAATGTCAACCCACGACACCTTCACGGACACTCCAAACCTCGCCCTCAAGCTTGCCATGGGTGAGGACACTGCCGGGACACTAAATGAAGCTACCTTACTATCCAAGGACTCTGGGGATGACCTGCTGGGGATACATGGGGAGAGGATAACTCTGTCCCAGGATGCAGGGGATGTGGGGCCAACTCTGGGGCAGGACACACTCCCTGATACCATGATACTGTccgagggggggcagggggccaCAACGTTCCCTGGGGGCCATGCGGCGGTAGTGGCGGGGGTGGACGGGGAGTGCATTGCTATATTCGTTCAGGAAGACCTAAACTAG